One Malania oleifera isolate guangnan ecotype guangnan chromosome 10, ASM2987363v1, whole genome shotgun sequence genomic region harbors:
- the LOC131165822 gene encoding uncharacterized protein LOC131165822 isoform X1 yields MAQAGEVIINPSPATTAEPEQQIPERSAVKRGRDSDGGDLGGGDGEEARSPKRLKGQDVLFRIVVPSRQIGKVIGRVGSRIQKIREETRATIKIADAIARHEERVIIISSKDNDNTISDAENALFQITSVILKEDDSNIEALKVGAGHVAANTIRLLIAGSQAGGLIGVSGQNIEKLRNSSGATITVLAQNQLPLCASAHDSDRVVQISGDVPAVLKAVQEIGCQLRENPPRQIISISPTYNLSINRTAQQYLDPNSADYVTFEMVISETLVGGLIGRCGSNISRIRNESGATIKVYGGKGEQKLRQIHFGGSAQQVALAKQRVDEYIYSQLIQQAGPQQAADYEAGTLAAYAPVFSSATSESTPAHPCMAVHAPSAYYQCQPYG; encoded by the exons ATGGCGCAAGCGGGTGAAGTGATCATAAATCCCTCGCCAGCCACGACGGCGGAGCCGGAACAGCAAATACCAGAGAGATCGGCAGTGAAGCGTGGTCGCGACAGCGACGGCGGCGATCTGGGGGGCGGCGATGGCGAAGAGGCGAGGTCGCCGAAGCGTCTGAAGGGTCAGGACGTGTTGTTCAGGATCGTGGTGCCGTCGAGGCAGATCGGGAAGGTTATTGGTAGGGTAGGGTCGAGGATCCAGAAGATTAGAGAAGAGACCAGGGCCACTATTAAGATCGCCGATGCTATCGCT CGACATGAAGAGCGTGTGATCATTATAAGCTCTAAAGACAATGATAACACGATATCTGATGCTGAGAATGCACTCTTTCAAATAACAAGTGTCATTCTTAAG GAAGATGACAGCAATATCGAGGCATTAAAAGTGGGTGCAGGGCATGTTGCAGCTAATACAATAAGGCTTTTGATTGCTGGTTCTCAAGCAGGTGGTTTGATTGGGGTGTCTGGTCAAAACATTGAGAAACTAAGAAATTCCTCTGGTGCCACAATCACTGTTCTTGCTCAAAACCAGTTGCCTCTATGCGCATCTGCCCATGATTCTGATCGTGTTGTGCAG ATATCAGGTGATGTACCTGCTGTACTGAAAGCTGTGCAGGAGATAGGTTGCCAATTAAG GGAAAACCCACCCCGACAGATAATTTCCATAAGCCCTACGTACAACCTTAGCATAAATCGAACAGCTCAACAATATCTGGATCCAAATTCAG CTGATTATGTAACCTTCGAGATGGTGATTTCGGAAACACTGGTTGGTGGGTTGATCGGCAGGTGTGGCTCCAACATATCAAGGATAAGAAATGAATCAGGGGCAACAATCAAG GTCTATGGTGGCAAAGGAGAGCAGAAACTTAGGCAAATCCACTTTGGCGGCAGTGCCCAGCAG GTAGCATTGGCAAAGCAAAGGGTTGATGAATACATATATTCTCAGTTGATACAACAAGCTGGTCCTCAACAGGCAGC AGATTATGAAGCTGGAACATTAGCAGCTTATGCTCCTGTCTTCTCATCTGCCACCTCAGAATCAACTCCTGCTCATCCATGTATGGCCGTCCATGCTCCATCAGCCTATTATCAATGTCAACCATATGGTTAG
- the LOC131165822 gene encoding uncharacterized protein LOC131165822 isoform X2: protein MAQAGEVIINPSPATTAEPEQQIPERSAVKRGRDSDGGDLGGGDGEEARSPKRLKGQDVLFRIVVPSRQIGKVIGRVGSRIQKIREETRATIKIADAIARHEERVIIISSKDNDNTISDAENALFQITSVILKEDDSNIEALKVGAGHVAANTIRLLIAGSQAGGLIGVSGQNIEKLRNSSGATITVLAQNQLPLCASAHDSDRVVQISGDVPAVLKAVQEIGCQLRENPPRQIISISPTYNLSINRTAQQYLDPNSADYVTFEMVISETLVGGLIGRCGSNISRIRNESGATIKVYGGKGEQKLRQIHFGGSAQQVALAKQRVDEYIYSQLIQQAGPQQAAGMLHAFGPLQS from the exons ATGGCGCAAGCGGGTGAAGTGATCATAAATCCCTCGCCAGCCACGACGGCGGAGCCGGAACAGCAAATACCAGAGAGATCGGCAGTGAAGCGTGGTCGCGACAGCGACGGCGGCGATCTGGGGGGCGGCGATGGCGAAGAGGCGAGGTCGCCGAAGCGTCTGAAGGGTCAGGACGTGTTGTTCAGGATCGTGGTGCCGTCGAGGCAGATCGGGAAGGTTATTGGTAGGGTAGGGTCGAGGATCCAGAAGATTAGAGAAGAGACCAGGGCCACTATTAAGATCGCCGATGCTATCGCT CGACATGAAGAGCGTGTGATCATTATAAGCTCTAAAGACAATGATAACACGATATCTGATGCTGAGAATGCACTCTTTCAAATAACAAGTGTCATTCTTAAG GAAGATGACAGCAATATCGAGGCATTAAAAGTGGGTGCAGGGCATGTTGCAGCTAATACAATAAGGCTTTTGATTGCTGGTTCTCAAGCAGGTGGTTTGATTGGGGTGTCTGGTCAAAACATTGAGAAACTAAGAAATTCCTCTGGTGCCACAATCACTGTTCTTGCTCAAAACCAGTTGCCTCTATGCGCATCTGCCCATGATTCTGATCGTGTTGTGCAG ATATCAGGTGATGTACCTGCTGTACTGAAAGCTGTGCAGGAGATAGGTTGCCAATTAAG GGAAAACCCACCCCGACAGATAATTTCCATAAGCCCTACGTACAACCTTAGCATAAATCGAACAGCTCAACAATATCTGGATCCAAATTCAG CTGATTATGTAACCTTCGAGATGGTGATTTCGGAAACACTGGTTGGTGGGTTGATCGGCAGGTGTGGCTCCAACATATCAAGGATAAGAAATGAATCAGGGGCAACAATCAAG GTCTATGGTGGCAAAGGAGAGCAGAAACTTAGGCAAATCCACTTTGGCGGCAGTGCCCAGCAG GTAGCATTGGCAAAGCAAAGGGTTGATGAATACATATATTCTCAGTTGATACAACAAGCTGGTCCTCAACAGGCAGC AGGGATGCTCCATGCATTTGGTCCATTGCAAAGTTAA